In Levilactobacillus brevis, a single genomic region encodes these proteins:
- the lgt gene encoding prolipoprotein diacylglyceryl transferase, producing MGVIFSPIMAALNPIAIHLGPIAVHWYGVIIATGVVIAVILAVREGRRRGINPDDIYDMILWALPAALIAARTYYVVFQWPYYAKHPGEIIAIWDGGIAIYGSLIGAGLVVFFFCRSRFIPVWLMLDVAAPTVILGQAIGRWGNFMNQEAFGRITSLAFLQGLHLPDFVINQMLINGAYRQPTFLYESTWDLLGFVVLMSLRHTPGLFKQGEVFLSYVLWYAFGRFFIEGMRTDSLMLFGGLRVSQLLSVVLVVGALIIWIYRRRQQVQPAAYLDGNPFREQSKLSK from the coding sequence ATGGGCGTTATTTTTTCACCAATCATGGCGGCGCTTAATCCCATCGCCATTCATCTAGGGCCCATCGCAGTCCACTGGTACGGCGTTATCATCGCCACCGGTGTGGTCATTGCCGTAATTCTGGCAGTGCGCGAGGGTCGTCGTCGGGGGATTAATCCCGATGACATTTATGATATGATTTTATGGGCGTTACCCGCGGCATTGATTGCGGCGCGGACGTATTACGTGGTTTTTCAGTGGCCGTATTATGCCAAACACCCCGGCGAGATCATTGCCATTTGGGACGGCGGTATCGCCATCTATGGCTCATTGATTGGGGCCGGCTTGGTCGTCTTCTTTTTCTGTCGTTCGCGGTTCATTCCCGTCTGGCTTATGTTGGACGTAGCCGCGCCGACCGTGATTCTAGGTCAAGCCATCGGCCGGTGGGGCAACTTTATGAATCAAGAAGCCTTTGGCCGGATTACCAGCCTGGCGTTCTTGCAGGGCCTGCATTTGCCCGACTTTGTCATTAATCAGATGTTGATTAACGGCGCTTATCGGCAACCGACCTTCCTGTACGAATCAACCTGGGACCTCTTAGGGTTCGTCGTGCTGATGAGTCTGCGGCACACGCCGGGGCTCTTTAAGCAGGGCGAGGTGTTCCTCAGTTATGTTTTGTGGTATGCCTTCGGTCGGTTCTTTATCGAGGGGATGCGAACGGACAGCCTGATGTTGTTCGGTGGCCTGCGGGTATCACAGCTCTTGTCCGTGGTACTGGTCGTCGGGGCGTTGATCATCTGGATCTATCGGCGTCGGCAGCAGGTTCAGCCGGCCGCTTATCTGGATGGCAATCCGTTTCGCGAACAATCTAAACTTTCTAAATAA
- a CDS encoding NAD(P)H-dependent glycerol-3-phosphate dehydrogenase, which translates to MSEKIAVLGAGSWGSILASVLDENGHDVRLWSYNPKQVEELNTDHTNSHYIKDFKFSPSLVAYSDLASALDGVQTILFVVPTKAVRSVAGQVATILQKTGNRPALIHASKGIEQKTYKRISQVLAEEIPADNRQSITVLSGPSHAEDVARHDLTLVTAASESLDAAKHTQKLFMTNYFRVYTNPDVIGVEIGAALKNIIALGAGALHGLGYGDNAKAALMTRGLAEISRLGTSFGADPMTFIGLSGVGDIIVTATSSNSRNWRAGDELGRGEALDDVINHMGMVIEGVATTKAAYELSKQRGVSMPITEAIYQVLYEGKDIRTAISELMQREGRSEF; encoded by the coding sequence ATGTCAGAGAAAATTGCAGTACTTGGTGCCGGTTCATGGGGGTCAATCTTAGCGAGTGTCTTGGATGAAAACGGGCATGATGTCCGATTATGGTCGTACAATCCGAAACAAGTTGAGGAATTAAACACGGATCACACGAATTCACACTATATCAAGGATTTTAAGTTTTCTCCCTCGTTAGTAGCTTACTCCGACTTAGCGAGTGCCCTAGATGGCGTGCAAACAATTCTGTTTGTCGTCCCAACTAAGGCCGTGCGCTCCGTTGCTGGTCAAGTGGCCACGATCTTGCAGAAGACCGGGAACCGGCCGGCTCTGATCCACGCCAGCAAGGGGATCGAGCAGAAGACCTACAAGCGCATCTCTCAGGTCTTGGCCGAGGAGATTCCGGCCGACAACCGGCAATCCATCACGGTTTTGTCCGGCCCCAGTCACGCCGAGGACGTTGCTCGGCATGACCTGACGCTGGTGACGGCGGCTAGTGAAAGTTTAGATGCCGCAAAGCATACACAAAAGCTGTTCATGACCAATTACTTCCGGGTTTACACCAACCCCGATGTGATTGGCGTTGAAATTGGTGCAGCCTTGAAGAACATTATCGCGTTGGGTGCCGGGGCCTTACATGGCCTGGGCTACGGCGACAATGCCAAGGCAGCGTTGATGACGCGGGGCCTGGCCGAAATTTCACGGCTGGGAACCTCGTTTGGTGCCGATCCGATGACCTTTATCGGGTTATCCGGTGTCGGTGATATTATTGTGACGGCCACGAGTTCCAATTCACGGAACTGGCGCGCCGGCGATGAGTTAGGTCGTGGCGAAGCCCTAGATGACGTGATCAACCATATGGGGATGGTGATCGAAGGGGTTGCTACGACGAAGGCTGCTTACGAATTATCGAAGCAACGTGGCGTGTCCATGCCGATTACCGAAGCCATTTATCAAGTACTGTATGAAGGCAAGGACATTCGCACGGCTAT